A window of Streptomyces gilvosporeus contains these coding sequences:
- a CDS encoding MFS transporter, with protein sequence MSEPVPTPQTRRHSAWLTHNVKTLCGVSFLQDTASELLYPVLPIFLTTVLGAPPAAVGAIEGLAEGAAAVTKVAAGRLADRFPRRPLIATGYGLAALGKLLVALATVWPLVLVARVVDRLGKGLRSTPRDALLVDGIPNGQRGKVFGLHRAADTAGAVVGPLVGLALYEALDHHLRPLFWVAVVPAIASVALVAAVRDPRTHTTVDTGQPKPAHTPWRALPRPYWRVLTALTLFNLVNFPDALLLLRAHDLGLSTAGVVGAYAVYNASYAALSYPAGALSDRLSHPLVFAAGLLFFATGYLGLGLIHAPWLVFVVLPLYGGFNACTDGVGKAWISGLVPDHQQGTAQGLYQGAIGAAVLLAGLWAGLAWGADGHLPLLISGAVALALAAALPALTRARTATP encoded by the coding sequence ATGAGCGAGCCCGTCCCCACACCGCAGACCCGACGCCACTCAGCCTGGCTGACCCACAACGTCAAGACGCTGTGCGGGGTTTCCTTCCTCCAGGACACCGCCAGCGAACTGCTCTACCCCGTCCTGCCGATCTTCCTCACCACCGTGCTCGGCGCCCCGCCCGCAGCCGTCGGCGCGATCGAGGGCCTGGCCGAGGGCGCCGCCGCGGTCACCAAAGTCGCCGCGGGACGCCTTGCCGACCGCTTCCCCCGCCGCCCGCTGATCGCCACCGGTTACGGGCTCGCCGCACTCGGCAAGCTGCTCGTCGCCCTCGCCACCGTCTGGCCACTGGTGCTCGTCGCCCGCGTCGTCGACCGGCTCGGCAAGGGCCTGCGCTCCACACCCCGCGACGCCCTCCTCGTCGACGGCATCCCCAACGGGCAGCGCGGCAAGGTCTTCGGACTGCACCGCGCCGCCGATACCGCCGGTGCCGTGGTCGGCCCGCTGGTGGGCCTGGCCCTGTACGAGGCACTCGACCACCACCTGCGTCCGCTGTTCTGGGTCGCGGTCGTGCCTGCCATCGCCTCCGTCGCGCTGGTCGCCGCCGTCCGGGACCCGCGTACCCATACGACGGTGGATACGGGTCAGCCGAAGCCCGCCCACACCCCATGGCGAGCCCTGCCCCGCCCGTACTGGCGCGTGCTCACGGCACTGACCCTGTTCAACCTGGTCAATTTCCCCGATGCCCTGCTCCTGCTGCGCGCTCACGACCTGGGCCTGTCGACTGCCGGGGTAGTCGGCGCGTACGCGGTCTACAACGCCTCCTACGCTGCCCTGTCGTATCCCGCCGGGGCGCTCTCCGACCGGCTGTCGCATCCACTCGTGTTCGCCGCCGGACTGCTCTTCTTCGCCACCGGCTACCTCGGCCTCGGCCTGATCCACGCCCCCTGGCTGGTGTTCGTCGTGCTGCCGCTCTACGGCGGCTTCAACGCCTGCACCGACGGCGTCGGCAAGGCATGGATCTCCGGGCTTGTTCCCGATCACCAGCAGGGCACCGCTCAGGGCCTCTACCAGGGCGCCATCGGTGCGGCCGTCCTGCTCGCCGGCCTTTGGGCGGGCCTGGCCTGGGGCGCCGACGGCCACCTGCCGCTGCTGATCTCCGGCGCTGTCGCCCTCGCCCTGGCCGCAGCTCTTCCCGCACTCACCCGCGCTCGGACAGCCACCCCTTGA
- a CDS encoding DNA polymerase III subunit gamma and tau: MSSLALYRRYRPETFAEVIGQEHVTDPLQQALRNNRVNHAYLFSGPRGCGKTTSARILARCLNCEEGPTPTPCGTCQSCVDLARNGRGSIDVIEIDAASHGGVDDARELREKAFFGPASSRYKIYIIDEAHMVTSAGFNALLKVVEEPPEHLKFIFATTEPEKVIGTIRSRTHHYPFRLVPPGTLRDYLAEVCGREDIPVEDGVLPLVVRAGAGSVRDSMSVMDQLLAGAGADGVTYAMATALLGYTDGSLLDSVVEAFAAGDGAAAFEVVDRVIEGGNDPRRFVADLLERLRDLVILAAVPDAGEKGLIDAPADVVERMAAQASVFGAAELSRAADLVNTGLTEMRGATSPRLQLELICARVLLPAAYDDERSVQARLDRLERGASALALGGGGVGTPSAGGLGAGAPVVTAEGGPSAGYVPGPEAHPVAAPAGPSGPAAARAAVRGATGGGSGPGAGPGVGPGSGAGGGMGAGAGAAVGAGVPGAGVGAGSGPGVGGPGGQEPQAPGPGQASPGGGPGGEEQRSDTAAAQGGMQAGARPGAWPGGTGGGAGGGRQPGGWPSAVAPGQGGQGVQGAAQSGPPAGAPAAPPVQQPQQQQPQAAAAPGAAQGAAQVRQMWPEILDAVKGRRRFTWILLSQNAQVSGFDGTTLQIGFPNAGARDSFANGGSEDVLKDVLAERFHVQWRVEAIVDPSGGAAPPAGGAPRSGGGGYGGGAPAAPQQSAPQPAQQSAPAAPAGPGGPYGQGGGQGGHGGPGGQSAPGGGQGARMAREAVAPAASSGGGRSGPAAEPSYTPEPPPVSIEYDMPAEDDPDLVDSALSGHELIVRELGATVLEEFDNNE, encoded by the coding sequence GTGTCGTCCCTTGCGCTGTACCGCCGCTACCGACCCGAGACCTTCGCCGAGGTCATCGGGCAAGAGCACGTGACCGACCCGCTGCAACAGGCGTTGCGGAACAACCGGGTCAACCACGCGTATCTGTTCAGCGGGCCGCGCGGCTGTGGCAAGACGACCAGTGCGCGGATCCTGGCGCGGTGCTTGAACTGTGAGGAAGGTCCCACTCCGACTCCCTGCGGGACGTGCCAGTCGTGCGTCGATCTCGCCAGGAACGGGCGGGGCTCGATCGATGTGATCGAGATCGACGCCGCCTCGCACGGTGGCGTGGACGACGCCCGAGAGCTGCGGGAGAAGGCGTTCTTCGGGCCGGCGAGCAGCCGGTACAAGATCTACATCATCGACGAGGCGCACATGGTGACCTCGGCGGGGTTCAACGCCCTGCTCAAGGTCGTCGAGGAGCCGCCGGAGCATTTGAAGTTCATCTTCGCGACGACCGAGCCCGAGAAGGTCATCGGGACGATCCGGTCGCGGACGCATCACTACCCCTTCCGGCTGGTGCCGCCCGGGACGCTGCGCGACTACCTGGCCGAGGTGTGCGGGCGGGAGGACATCCCGGTCGAGGACGGTGTGCTGCCGCTGGTCGTCCGGGCCGGGGCCGGGTCCGTGCGGGATTCGATGTCGGTGATGGACCAGCTGCTCGCCGGCGCGGGTGCCGACGGTGTGACGTACGCCATGGCGACGGCTCTGCTGGGGTACACCGACGGCTCGCTGCTGGACTCCGTCGTCGAGGCGTTCGCCGCGGGGGACGGGGCGGCGGCCTTCGAGGTGGTCGACCGGGTCATCGAGGGGGGCAACGATCCGCGGCGGTTCGTGGCCGATCTGCTGGAGCGGCTGCGGGATCTGGTGATCCTGGCGGCGGTGCCGGACGCGGGGGAGAAGGGGTTGATCGACGCCCCGGCGGATGTGGTGGAGCGGATGGCGGCGCAGGCGTCCGTGTTCGGGGCGGCGGAGCTGAGCCGGGCCGCCGATCTGGTCAATACGGGCCTGACGGAGATGCGGGGGGCGACCTCGCCGCGGTTGCAGCTGGAGCTGATCTGTGCGCGGGTGCTGCTGCCCGCGGCGTACGACGACGAGCGGTCGGTGCAGGCGCGTCTGGACCGGCTGGAGCGCGGCGCGAGCGCACTGGCCCTGGGCGGCGGTGGCGTGGGCACGCCGTCCGCCGGTGGCCTCGGGGCCGGGGCGCCGGTGGTGACCGCCGAGGGCGGGCCGTCGGCCGGGTATGTCCCGGGGCCGGAGGCGCACCCGGTGGCGGCACCCGCGGGCCCGTCCGGTCCGGCGGCCGCGCGGGCCGCGGTGCGGGGGGCCACGGGCGGCGGGAGCGGTCCGGGGGCGGGTCCGGGTGTCGGGCCTGGTTCTGGTGCGGGTGGCGGTATGGGCGCCGGTGCTGGTGCCGCGGTTGGTGCCGGTGTTCCGGGCGCAGGCGTGGGTGCCGGTTCCGGTCCGGGTGTGGGCGGGCCCGGTGGTCAGGAGCCGCAGGCGCCGGGTCCGGGGCAGGCGTCGCCCGGGGGCGGCCCCGGTGGTGAGGAGCAGCGGTCCGATACGGCGGCCGCACAGGGCGGTATGCAGGCGGGTGCGCGGCCCGGGGCGTGGCCCGGTGGCACCGGCGGCGGCGCCGGTGGCGGACGGCAGCCCGGCGGCTGGCCGTCGGCCGTGGCCCCGGGGCAGGGCGGCCAGGGGGTGCAGGGCGCCGCGCAGTCCGGGCCGCCCGCCGGTGCGCCCGCGGCGCCCCCCGTGCAGCAACCGCAGCAACAACAGCCGCAGGCCGCCGCCGCGCCCGGCGCGGCGCAGGGGGCCGCGCAGGTACGGCAGATGTGGCCGGAGATTCTGGACGCGGTCAAGGGCCGCCGGCGCTTCACCTGGATCCTGCTGAGTCAGAACGCCCAGGTGTCCGGCTTCGACGGCACGACCCTGCAAATCGGCTTCCCCAACGCCGGTGCGCGCGACAGCTTCGCCAACGGCGGCAGCGAGGACGTCCTCAAGGACGTGCTGGCCGAGCGGTTCCATGTGCAGTGGCGGGTCGAGGCCATCGTCGATCCGTCGGGTGGCGCCGCCCCGCCGGCCGGCGGGGCGCCCCGCAGCGGCGGTGGCGGCTACGGCGGCGGAGCACCCGCAGCCCCGCAGCAGTCCGCCCCGCAGCCGGCCCAGCAGAGCGCCCCGGCGGCGCCCGCGGGTCCCGGCGGCCCGTACGGCCAGGGCGGCGGTCAGGGCGGTCACGGTGGCCCGGGTGGTCAGAGCGCGCCCGGCGGCGGCCAGGGCGCGCGGATGGCGCGGGAGGCGGTGGCCCCCGCGGCGTCGTCCGGTGGCGGCCGGAGCGGCCCCGCGGCGGAGCCCTCGTACACCCCGGAGCCCCCGCCGGTGTCGATCGAGTACGACATGCCGGCCGAGGACGACCCGGACCTGGTCGACTCCGCGCTCAGCGGTCATGAGCTGATCGTCCGCGAGTTGGGCGCAACGGTGCTGGAAGAGTTCGACAACAACGAGTGA
- a CDS encoding YbaB/EbfC family nucleoid-associated protein, translated as MIPGGQPNMQQLLQQAQKMQQDLAAAQQELAETPVEGSAGGGLVKATVTGAGELKGLVIDPKAVDVESAEETAETLADLVLAAVRDANASAQQLQQQKLGPLAQGLGGGSGIPGLPF; from the coding sequence GTGATCCCCGGTGGTCAGCCCAATATGCAGCAGCTGCTCCAGCAGGCCCAGAAGATGCAGCAGGATCTCGCGGCCGCCCAGCAGGAGCTGGCGGAGACGCCCGTCGAGGGCTCCGCGGGCGGCGGTCTGGTCAAGGCCACGGTGACCGGCGCCGGTGAGCTCAAGGGGCTGGTCATCGACCCCAAGGCGGTGGATGTCGAATCCGCCGAGGAGACCGCGGAGACCCTCGCCGACCTCGTCCTCGCCGCGGTCCGGGACGCCAACGCCAGTGCCCAGCAGTTGCAGCAGCAGAAGCTCGGCCCGCTCGCCCAGGGACTGGGCGGCGGCAGTGGAATCCCCGGTCTCCCCTTCTGA
- the recR gene encoding recombination mediator RecR, which yields MYEGVVQDLIDELGRLPGVGPKSAQRIAFHILQAEPTDVRRLASALMEVKAKVRFCSVCGNVAQEEQCRVCLDPRRDPAVICVVEEPKDVVAIERTREFRGRYHVLGGAISPIEGVGPDDLRIRELLARLADGTVTELILATDPNLEGEATATYLARMIKPMGLKVTRLASGLPVGGDLEYADEVTLGRAFEGRRLLDV from the coding sequence GTGTATGAAGGCGTGGTTCAGGACCTGATCGACGAATTGGGCAGATTGCCCGGCGTCGGTCCCAAGAGCGCGCAGCGGATCGCCTTCCACATCCTTCAGGCCGAGCCGACCGATGTCCGCCGGCTCGCGAGCGCGCTGATGGAGGTCAAGGCGAAGGTCCGGTTCTGCTCGGTGTGCGGCAACGTCGCACAGGAGGAGCAGTGCCGGGTCTGTCTGGACCCCCGGCGCGATCCGGCGGTCATCTGTGTCGTGGAGGAGCCCAAGGACGTCGTGGCGATCGAGCGGACCCGCGAGTTCCGCGGTCGCTACCACGTCCTCGGCGGGGCGATCAGCCCCATCGAGGGCGTCGGTCCCGACGACCTGCGGATACGGGAACTGCTGGCCAGGCTCGCGGACGGCACCGTCACCGAGCTGATCCTGGCCACCGACCCGAATCTGGAGGGCGAGGCCACGGCCACGTATCTGGCCCGCATGATCAAACCCATGGGGCTGAAAGTGACGCGACTGGCCAGCGGACTGCCGGTCGGAGGCGATCTGGAGTACGCCGACGAGGTCACGCTCGGGCGGGCCTTCGAAGGGAGGAGACTTCTCGATGTCTGA
- a CDS encoding DUF5063 domain-containing protein gives MSDATLHNASRDPDDFAVSIADSVESFIVAVTEVAKGDEPDSAVPFLLLEVSQLLLTGGRLGAHEDIVPDERYEPDSGPEPDVDELRERFAELLDPVDIYSEVFDPYVPRSEPVPCRISDDLADIITDLRHGLAHYRAGRVVEALWWWQFSYLTNWGPTASAALRALQSLVAHVRLDQPLDALDGLDTDSGFGDGDEERLAEEAGKVMAAEIAAPLGLREG, from the coding sequence ATGTCTGATGCCACGCTGCACAACGCTTCGCGGGACCCGGACGACTTCGCGGTATCCATCGCCGACTCGGTCGAAAGCTTCATCGTCGCCGTGACGGAGGTCGCCAAGGGTGACGAACCGGACAGCGCGGTGCCGTTCCTGCTGCTGGAGGTCTCCCAGCTACTGCTCACCGGCGGCCGGCTGGGCGCCCACGAGGACATCGTCCCCGACGAGCGCTACGAGCCCGACAGCGGCCCGGAGCCGGACGTGGACGAGCTGCGGGAACGTTTCGCGGAGCTGCTCGACCCGGTGGACATCTACTCCGAGGTCTTCGACCCGTATGTGCCGCGTTCCGAGCCGGTGCCGTGCCGGATCTCCGACGATCTGGCGGACATCATCACCGACCTGCGGCACGGGCTCGCGCACTACCGCGCGGGGCGGGTCGTCGAGGCGCTGTGGTGGTGGCAGTTCTCCTACCTCACCAACTGGGGTCCGACCGCCTCGGCCGCGCTGCGGGCGCTCCAGTCGCTGGTCGCCCACGTCCGCCTCGACCAGCCGCTGGACGCGCTGGACGGCCTGGACACCGACAGCGGCTTCGGCGACGGCGACGAGGAACGGCTCGCCGAGGAGGCCGGCAAGGTCATGGCGGCGGAGATCGCGGCGCCGCTGGGGCTGCGCGAGGGCTAG
- a CDS encoding aspartate kinase: MGLVVQKYGGSSVADAEGIKRVAKRVVEAKKNGHQVVVVVSAMGDTTDELIDLAQEVSPIPSGREFDMLLTAGERISMALLAMAIKNLGHEAQSFTGSQAGVITDSVHNKARIIDVTPGRIKSSVDEGNIAIVAGFQGVSQDKKDITTLGRGGSDTTAVALAAALDAEVCEIYTDVDGVFTADPRVVKKARKIDWISFEDMLELASSGSKVLLHRCVEYARRYNIPIHVRSSFSGLRGTWVSNEPQGDQPMEQAIISGVAHDTSEAKVTVVGVPDKPGEAARIFRAIADSEVNIDMVVQNVSAASTGLTDISFTLPKDEGRKAVAALERTRAAVGFDSLRYDDQIAKISLVGAGMKTNPGVTATFFEALSNAGVNIELISTSEIRISVVTRADDVKEAVQAVHTAFGLDSDRDEAVVYGGTGR; this comes from the coding sequence GTGGGCCTTGTCGTGCAGAAGTACGGCGGCTCATCCGTTGCGGATGCCGAGGGCATCAAGCGCGTTGCCAAGCGAGTCGTCGAAGCCAAGAAGAACGGCCACCAGGTGGTCGTCGTGGTTTCGGCGATGGGCGACACGACGGACGAGCTGATCGATCTCGCTCAGGAAGTGTCCCCGATCCCGTCGGGGCGCGAGTTCGACATGCTGCTGACCGCCGGAGAGCGGATCTCCATGGCCCTGCTGGCGATGGCGATCAAAAACCTCGGCCATGAAGCGCAGTCCTTCACCGGCAGCCAGGCCGGCGTCATCACCGACTCCGTGCACAACAAGGCGCGGATCATCGACGTCACGCCGGGCCGGATCAAGAGCTCGGTGGACGAGGGCAATATCGCCATCGTCGCCGGCTTCCAGGGTGTGTCCCAGGACAAGAAGGACATCACCACGCTCGGCCGCGGCGGCTCGGACACCACGGCCGTCGCGCTGGCGGCCGCGCTGGACGCCGAGGTCTGCGAGATCTACACCGATGTCGACGGTGTCTTCACCGCCGACCCCCGGGTCGTGAAGAAGGCCCGGAAGATCGACTGGATCTCCTTCGAGGACATGCTGGAGCTGGCCAGCTCCGGCTCCAAGGTGCTGCTGCACCGCTGCGTCGAGTACGCACGCCGTTACAACATCCCGATCCACGTCCGGTCCTCGTTCTCGGGGCTCAGGGGCACGTGGGTCAGCAACGAACCGCAAGGGGACCAGCCGATGGAGCAGGCAATCATCTCGGGCGTCGCACACGACACCTCCGAGGCGAAGGTCACGGTCGTCGGAGTCCCGGACAAGCCGGGCGAGGCCGCGCGGATCTTCCGTGCCATTGCGGACTCCGAGGTCAACATCGACATGGTCGTCCAGAACGTGTCGGCGGCCTCCACTGGTCTGACGGACATCTCCTTCACGCTGCCCAAGGACGAGGGCCGCAAGGCCGTCGCCGCGCTGGAGCGCACCCGTGCCGCGGTCGGCTTCGACTCGCTGCGCTACGACGACCAGATCGCCAAGATCTCGCTGGTCGGCGCGGGCATGAAGACCAACCCCGGCGTCACGGCGACGTTCTTCGAGGCGCTGTCGAACGCGGGCGTGAACATCGAGCTCATCTCGACCTCCGAGATCCGCATCTCGGTCGTCACCCGTGCCGATGACGTCAAGGAGGCCGTCCAGGCCGTCCACACCGCCTTCGGCCTCGACAGCGACCGCGACGAGGCCGTGGTCTACGGCGGCACCGGGCGCTGA
- a CDS encoding aspartate-semialdehyde dehydrogenase encodes MIPAEAGRPSLADTAGAGARTAAARPHLAVVGATGAVGSVLRGILSEHADVWGEIRLIASPRSAGRKLTVRGAETEVVALSEAAFDGIDVAMFAVPDGIAARWAPVAVAKGAVVVDNSGAFRRDPDVPLVVPEVNACAARVRPRGIIATPNCTTLSMIVALGALHAEYGLHELIVSSYQAVSGAGQAGIDTLRAQLSAVAGTELGATPGDVRRAVGDTLGPFPAPVALNVVPWTDREPGLSPSGPAEAAPPDPADGWSSEELMVRLESRKVLGLPELRVTATCVRVPVLTAHSASVHARFEREVTVAGAHEILAAAPGVVLSDDPAAGEFPTPCDVVGTDPTWVGRVRRSLDDPRALELFVCADNLRKGAALNVAQVGELLAGEWTAGQPGV; translated from the coding sequence GTGATTCCGGCCGAAGCGGGCCGTCCGTCCCTCGCCGATACGGCGGGGGCGGGCGCCCGCACGGCCGCCGCCAGACCGCATCTGGCCGTCGTCGGTGCCACCGGCGCCGTCGGCTCGGTGCTGCGCGGCATCCTGTCCGAGCACGCCGACGTCTGGGGCGAGATCCGGCTGATCGCCTCCCCCCGCTCGGCCGGCCGCAAGCTGACCGTACGGGGCGCGGAGACCGAGGTCGTCGCGCTGAGCGAGGCGGCTTTCGACGGTATCGACGTCGCGATGTTCGCCGTACCGGACGGCATCGCCGCGCGCTGGGCCCCGGTCGCGGTGGCCAAGGGCGCGGTGGTGGTGGACAATTCGGGCGCGTTTCGCAGGGATCCGGACGTGCCCCTCGTCGTACCCGAGGTCAATGCGTGCGCGGCACGGGTGCGGCCGCGCGGGATCATCGCGACCCCGAACTGCACCACCCTGTCGATGATCGTCGCGCTGGGCGCGCTGCATGCCGAGTACGGGCTGCACGAGCTGATCGTCTCCTCCTACCAGGCCGTCTCGGGGGCGGGGCAGGCCGGTATCGACACGCTGCGGGCGCAGCTGTCCGCGGTGGCCGGTACGGAACTGGGCGCGACGCCCGGCGATGTGCGGCGTGCGGTCGGCGACACTCTCGGGCCGTTCCCGGCGCCCGTCGCGCTCAATGTCGTGCCGTGGACGGACCGGGAGCCGGGGCTCTCCCCGTCCGGCCCGGCCGAGGCGGCCCCGCCGGATCCGGCGGACGGCTGGTCCTCGGAGGAGCTCATGGTCCGTCTCGAGTCCCGCAAGGTGCTCGGGCTGCCGGAACTGCGGGTGACCGCGACCTGCGTACGGGTGCCGGTCCTCACCGCGCATTCCGCGAGCGTGCATGCGCGCTTCGAGCGCGAGGTGACGGTGGCCGGCGCGCACGAGATTCTGGCCGCGGCGCCGGGAGTTGTGCTCAGCGACGATCCGGCGGCGGGCGAATTCCCCACGCCGTGCGATGTGGTGGGGACGGACCCGACGTGGGTGGGCCGGGTGCGGCGGTCGCTCGACGATCCGCGGGCGCTGGAACTCTTCGTGTGCGCGGACAATCTGCGCAAGGGCGCGGCGCTGAACGTGGCGCAGGTGGGGGAGTTGCTTGCGGGGGAGTGGACGGCGGGGCAGCCGGGGGTGTGA
- a CDS encoding SigE family RNA polymerase sigma factor, with product MAEVLGFTIAPAGAVGAAVRPPRSRVSGGMPVIAPWPTAGPAQIPSQRGDTDDAMAAGTTVDHLTETYRAHYRSLLGLAALLLDDTASCEDVVQEAFIRVHSARGRVREPEKTLAYLRQTVVNLSRSALRRRILGLKLLSKPMPDMASAEEGAYDLLERDQLIQAMRGLQRRQREVLVLRYFADMTEAQVAETLGISLGSVKAYGSRGIAALRVAMEAPA from the coding sequence GTGGCAGAGGTACTCGGATTCACCATCGCCCCAGCGGGCGCAGTGGGCGCGGCAGTGCGCCCGCCACGCTCCCGTGTCTCCGGGGGCATGCCGGTGATCGCCCCCTGGCCCACCGCCGGCCCCGCGCAGATTCCTTCTCAGCGTGGGGACACTGACGACGCGATGGCAGCGGGCACCACAGTCGACCACCTCACCGAGACGTACCGCGCGCACTACCGTTCCCTGCTCGGGCTCGCCGCGCTGCTTCTCGATGACACCGCCTCGTGCGAGGACGTCGTACAGGAGGCGTTCATCCGCGTGCACTCCGCGCGCGGGCGGGTGCGCGAGCCCGAGAAGACCCTCGCCTATCTGCGCCAGACCGTCGTCAACCTCTCGCGCTCCGCGCTGCGCCGCCGCATCCTCGGGCTGAAGCTGCTCTCCAAGCCGATGCCGGACATGGCGAGCGCCGAGGAGGGCGCGTACGACCTGCTGGAACGGGACCAGCTGATCCAGGCGATGCGGGGGCTCCAGCGGCGCCAGCGCGAGGTCCTGGTGCTGCGCTATTTCGCCGATATGACCGAGGCGCAGGTTGCCGAGACGCTGGGGATATCGCTCGGCTCGGTCAAGGCGTACGGGTCCCGGGGAATCGCGGCGTTGCGCGTCGCGATGGAGGCTCCGGCATGA
- a CDS encoding SURF1 family protein: MYRFLLTPRWWGINVFALLAIPFCIFMGSWQLGRFEDRVDTHHQQEDRSARAKAAAARPLESLLPVGQSTSGRQASARGRYDTAHQLLVPDRTLGDKGERQGFYVLTLLRTDGGKALPVVRGWLPGDANDRADRAKVPAPPRGEVTVQGALQASENEGTDGVHAGGGLPAGQLGMISAASLVNIVPYQIYDAWITLGDAPAPLRAVPPAAAEGSGLDLKAFQNLGYTGEWFVFAGFVVFMWFRLCRREAETARDAALGILPETTPARERDGEDAEHHGVTASRPHGRADAPTGT; the protein is encoded by the coding sequence GTGTATCGGTTCCTGCTGACCCCGCGGTGGTGGGGGATCAACGTCTTCGCCCTGCTGGCGATCCCCTTCTGCATCTTCATGGGCAGCTGGCAGCTGGGGCGCTTCGAGGACCGCGTCGATACGCACCACCAGCAGGAGGACCGTTCCGCCCGGGCCAAGGCCGCGGCGGCCCGGCCGCTGGAGAGTCTGCTGCCGGTCGGCCAGTCCACCTCCGGACGTCAGGCCAGCGCCCGCGGCCGCTATGACACCGCCCACCAACTGCTCGTCCCGGACCGCACCTTGGGCGACAAGGGCGAGCGGCAGGGCTTCTATGTGCTGACGCTGCTGCGGACGGACGGCGGCAAGGCCCTTCCGGTCGTACGGGGCTGGCTGCCCGGCGACGCGAACGACAGGGCCGACCGCGCGAAGGTACCTGCGCCGCCGCGGGGCGAGGTGACGGTCCAGGGGGCGCTCCAGGCGTCCGAGAACGAGGGCACGGACGGGGTGCACGCCGGCGGCGGGCTGCCGGCGGGGCAGCTCGGCATGATCAGCGCGGCGTCGCTGGTCAACATCGTGCCGTACCAGATCTACGACGCCTGGATCACGCTCGGCGACGCCCCGGCACCGCTGCGCGCCGTTCCGCCGGCCGCCGCGGAGGGCAGCGGTCTGGACCTCAAGGCGTTCCAGAACCTCGGCTACACCGGCGAGTGGTTCGTCTTCGCGGGCTTCGTCGTCTTCATGTGGTTCCGCCTCTGCCGCCGCGAGGCCGAAACGGCCAGGGACGCGGCGCTCGGCATCCTCCCCGAAACCACCCCGGCGCGGGAGCGGGACGGCGAGGATGCCGAACATCACGGTGTCACCGCGTCACGGCCTCACGGCCGGGCGGATGCTCCCACCGGCACATAG